The nucleotide sequence TGCACGGTCGCGCGCGCCGTCCGGACCTCGCCGTAGCGGCTGCCCTCGTAGAGGGGGATCGTGAGGACCGCGCCGATGGTCCACGTGTAGTTCTTGAGGTTGCCCTGGCCGAGGTTCATGGCCGTGAGCGTCGTGGTCGCGTCCGCCGTGGGCAGGAAGCCGAGCCGGGTCTCCCGGACCTGGCGCTTGGCCACCTCGAGCTGCTGGCGCGCCGCGACGACGTCGGGGCGATCCTCGGGTTTGCCCACGGAGCACGTGCTCTCGATGCTGTGTTTCATGTCATCGAGCGAGATCGTGGGCGGCAAGCCATAAGGGACGTTGTCGCCGAGCGCGAGGCCAAGCGCCTCACGCGCGCGCCGGAGCGCCTCGTCACTCTGGACGATCTGCGTGCGAGCGAGGTTCACGTCCTGCTCGGCGCGCACGACGTCGAGCTGCGTGCCCGTGCCGAGCCGCGCCCTGCGCTTGGTGAGCTCGAGGCGCTCGAGCGAGGTGCGGAGGCCGCTGCGGTTGATCTCACTCGTACGCTCGGTCGTGACGACATTGACGATCGCGCTCGCCAGGTTCGCGAGGAGCTGCCGTCGCCGATCCGAGGCGGTGGCGCGCGCCGCGTCGGCGTTCTTTTTGGCCGTGCCGATGGCGTACCAGTTGCGGAGCGAGAGGAGGGGGACACGCGCCGTGACGTCGCCGCGGAGGATGGGCGTGTAGGGCACGGGGATGTACTGCGCCGGCGTGTTGTCGATGATGCACGTGCCCGCCGTCCTCTCCGGGTTCGAAGGGAGCGCCGGGCCCACCGGGCAGAAGAGGTACCTGCCGTCGGACAGGATCATGTTGTGGTTGACGCTGCCCGTGGCGGTGACCGTGGGCAACGCGCGTCCGAGCGCCTGCGCGCTCAGCCCCTCCGCGCGAGCGACCTCCGCCTCCACGATGCGCAGATCCGGCGCGCGCGTCTCGACGAGCGTGACCGCCTCGCGCCAGTTCGAAAGCGTCTTCGGCGCAGCAGGGACCGGCGCGAGCAGCGGATCGTCCACGGCGATCGTCGGAGGCGCCGCGGGCGCTTGCGGCGCAGCCGGGGCCGGGGCCGGCGGCGCCGGTTGCTGCGCCGCGAGCGGCGCCGACACGAACAAAGCAGAGGACAGGAGCGACGTGGCGAGGGAGGCTCGCATCCAGCGAGGACGGCGCATGGCGCATCGATGTACCACCACGCGCGCGACGACAAGCGGGAAGCGAGATCCGAG is from Polyangium spumosum and encodes:
- a CDS encoding TolC family protein, with the protein product MRRPRWMRASLATSLLSSALFVSAPLAAQQPAPPAPAPAAPQAPAAPPTIAVDDPLLAPVPAAPKTLSNWREAVTLVETRAPDLRIVEAEVARAEGLSAQALGRALPTVTATGSVNHNMILSDGRYLFCPVGPALPSNPERTAGTCIIDNTPAQYIPVPYTPILRGDVTARVPLLSLRNWYAIGTAKKNADAARATASDRRRQLLANLASAIVNVVTTERTSEINRSGLRTSLERLELTKRRARLGTGTQLDVVRAEQDVNLARTQIVQSDEALRRAREALGLALGDNVPYGLPPTISLDDMKHSIESTCSVGKPEDRPDVVAARQQLEVAKRQVRETRLGFLPTADATTTLTAMNLGQGNLKNYTWTIGAVLTIPLYEGSRYGEVRTARATVQQQEARLEAAERQARLDVQQTMRGVEVADQALVISQKARDLARETARLTQIAYEAGTATSFELVDSAQRLRQAELDLAVRELELVRARMAALLASAVCDG